A region from the Lentisphaera profundi genome encodes:
- the ntrB gene encoding nitrate ABC transporter permease, giving the protein MNSLNIKAAFLSIVILFVGLAFWEVLNQPPKETVELDEFALLMGGEDKESRVPPPSKVFKHACKELSDPFYDAGPNDKGIGIQLFYSLVRVLIGFGAAATVAIPLGFVIGMSQLMYKALNPFIQILKPISPLAWMPLALFVIKDSEMSAIFVIFICSIWPMLLNTAFGVANVRKDWVKVAQTHELSKLKTAFSVILPASAPTIFTGMRISIGIAWLVIVAAEMLVGGTGIGYYVWNEWNNLDLNSVIFSIIMIGVVGMTLDLVLNALSRLVVYEE; this is encoded by the coding sequence TTGAATTCCTTAAACATTAAGGCAGCCTTCCTCTCAATAGTGATATTGTTTGTAGGGCTCGCCTTTTGGGAGGTACTTAATCAGCCTCCCAAGGAAACAGTTGAACTTGATGAATTTGCATTGTTAATGGGTGGAGAAGATAAGGAGTCTAGAGTTCCTCCTCCCTCTAAAGTATTTAAACATGCTTGTAAAGAATTGAGCGATCCTTTTTACGATGCAGGACCTAATGACAAAGGAATAGGAATTCAGCTTTTCTACTCTTTAGTTAGGGTACTAATAGGTTTTGGTGCAGCAGCGACTGTAGCCATTCCATTAGGTTTTGTCATTGGGATGTCACAATTAATGTATAAAGCCTTAAACCCCTTTATTCAGATACTTAAACCTATATCACCTCTCGCATGGATGCCTTTAGCATTATTTGTTATTAAAGACTCTGAAATGTCGGCAATTTTTGTGATATTTATATGTTCTATTTGGCCAATGCTACTCAATACAGCCTTTGGTGTAGCTAATGTTCGAAAAGACTGGGTAAAAGTAGCTCAAACTCATGAACTCAGTAAGTTAAAAACAGCTTTTAGCGTGATACTGCCCGCATCGGCACCAACAATCTTTACAGGGATGCGCATTTCAATTGGTATCGCATGGTTAGTAATTGTTGCTGCAGAAATGCTTGTCGGTGGTACAGGAATTGGTTACTATGTATGGAATGAATGGAATAACCTTGATCTGAACAGCGTGATTTTTTCAATTATAATGATTGGAGTAGTAGGAATGACACTAGATTTAGTATTGAATGCTCTATCTCGTCTCGTTGTATATGAGGAATAA
- a CDS encoding CmpA/NrtA family ABC transporter substrate-binding protein produces MSIKSLGDPFDGDTSLTHTVSCKCESCCAEKSARAPLTDKERTIALEKQAENMETISVQDFNKNTVDSELKSSDDYFDRAIESAIVRGIFGHNDRSRRKFLKLVGTGTFASVLSTMFPMNDLKAQAKESIGKLEKKKLKIGFVPITCATPIIMAKPMGFYDKYGLDVDVIKTAGWAVARDKSLNGEYDASHMLSPMPLAMTMGAGSIAEPYIMPTIENINGQAIVLHTKHKNKRNPKDWKGFKFGVPFDYSMHNLLLRYYVAEHGLDPDKDIQIRVVPPPEMVANLRAGNLDGYLSPDPFNQRAVYEKVGFLHMLTKDIWEGHPCCAFACPLKFAKEMPNTFGALFRSIIDATEFSAKAENRAEIAKVISPKNYLNQPEVVVRQVLTGRYVDGLERKVFNEPDRIDFDPFPWQSMAVWILTQMKRWGYVKGDIDYRGLAEQVYIATDTAKVMKELGYDAPKTRYKKHTIMGKEFDYAKPEEYINSFSIKR; encoded by the coding sequence ATGAGTATAAAAAGTCTAGGGGACCCTTTTGATGGGGACACAAGTTTAACCCATACCGTAAGTTGTAAATGTGAATCCTGCTGTGCGGAGAAATCAGCTAGGGCACCGCTAACAGATAAAGAAAGAACTATTGCTCTTGAGAAACAAGCTGAAAATATGGAGACGATTAGTGTTCAAGATTTCAACAAAAATACTGTAGATAGTGAACTCAAAAGTTCAGATGACTATTTTGATAGAGCTATTGAAAGTGCAATTGTCAGAGGAATTTTTGGTCATAACGATAGGAGCCGAAGAAAGTTTTTAAAACTAGTAGGAACGGGGACTTTTGCATCAGTATTATCGACGATGTTTCCAATGAACGACCTCAAAGCACAAGCAAAAGAATCGATCGGAAAGCTTGAAAAAAAGAAACTAAAAATAGGTTTTGTTCCAATTACTTGTGCGACGCCTATCATTATGGCGAAACCTATGGGTTTTTATGATAAATATGGACTAGATGTCGATGTGATAAAAACTGCTGGTTGGGCTGTAGCTAGAGATAAGTCACTAAATGGTGAATACGATGCATCTCATATGCTCTCACCTATGCCTTTGGCTATGACTATGGGTGCAGGATCAATTGCTGAGCCATACATTATGCCGACCATAGAGAACATTAATGGCCAAGCCATAGTGCTCCATACCAAACACAAGAACAAACGCAATCCAAAAGACTGGAAAGGCTTTAAATTTGGTGTTCCCTTTGATTATTCCATGCATAATCTACTGTTAAGGTACTATGTCGCGGAACACGGTTTAGATCCAGATAAAGATATTCAAATACGAGTTGTTCCACCACCCGAAATGGTGGCAAACCTACGTGCGGGTAATCTAGATGGTTATTTGTCACCAGATCCATTTAATCAGCGTGCGGTCTATGAAAAAGTGGGCTTCCTCCATATGCTCACTAAAGATATTTGGGAAGGTCACCCATGTTGTGCTTTTGCTTGTCCGTTAAAATTTGCAAAGGAAATGCCAAATACCTTTGGAGCGCTATTTCGGTCAATTATTGACGCTACAGAGTTTTCAGCTAAAGCGGAAAATAGGGCGGAAATCGCCAAAGTTATCTCTCCCAAAAACTACCTTAATCAGCCCGAAGTTGTGGTTAGACAAGTACTCACTGGACGGTATGTGGACGGATTAGAGCGGAAAGTTTTTAATGAGCCAGATAGGATTGACTTTGACCCATTCCCATGGCAATCAATGGCAGTTTGGATTCTGACCCAAATGAAACGTTGGGGTTATGTAAAAGGTGATATTGATTACAGAGGCTTGGCTGAGCAGGTTTATATTGCCACTGATACTGCAAAAGTAATGAAAGAGTTAGGTTATGATGCACCTAAGACCAGGTATAAAAAACACACCATAATGGGAAAGGAGTTTGATTACGCAAAGCCAGAAGAATACATCAATAGCTTTAGTATAAAAAGGTAA
- a CDS encoding trans-sulfuration enzyme family protein has translation MSDKKFETNAIRTQCEQSSHREHSAPIYMTSSFTFEDAEQARALFADEMPGNIYTRFSNPNNNEFIEKLCQMENCEDGLATASGMAAMFVTLAGLCKAGDHILASRSLFGSTHQVLTQILPRWGITHSYVDIMDSPETWEAAIQENTKMIFIETPSNPALDLIDLEWLGGLAKKHDVLFAVDNCFATPYLQRPADFGADIVAHSATKFIDGQGRTIAGAILGSKEVIQELRFFARHSGPSLSPMNAWILSKSLETLAVRMDRHCSNALELAKFLEASDHTEFAKYPFLPSHPQYELAKRQMDQGGGIVTFEIKGGIDRGRQFLNSLKMCSFTANLGDTRTIATHPASTTHSKLSEEDRMAVGISPGLVRISVGLEHIDDIIADIQQAFDASL, from the coding sequence ATGTCTGATAAAAAATTTGAAACCAACGCTATTCGTACCCAGTGCGAACAATCTTCCCACCGCGAACACTCTGCGCCTATCTATATGACTTCAAGTTTTACCTTTGAAGATGCCGAACAAGCGCGCGCGCTTTTTGCTGATGAAATGCCTGGGAATATCTATACACGTTTTTCAAATCCCAATAATAATGAATTTATTGAGAAACTCTGCCAAATGGAAAACTGCGAAGATGGCTTAGCTACTGCATCTGGCATGGCGGCAATGTTTGTAACTTTAGCTGGACTCTGTAAAGCAGGTGATCATATCCTTGCTTCGCGCTCCCTCTTTGGTTCTACTCATCAAGTCCTCACACAAATCCTGCCGCGCTGGGGAATTACCCATAGCTATGTAGATATCATGGATTCTCCAGAAACTTGGGAAGCGGCGATTCAAGAGAATACAAAAATGATTTTCATTGAGACTCCCTCCAACCCTGCGCTTGATCTAATTGATCTCGAATGGCTTGGAGGCTTAGCTAAGAAGCATGATGTCCTTTTTGCGGTAGATAACTGTTTTGCGACTCCTTACCTACAACGTCCCGCAGATTTTGGTGCCGATATTGTTGCGCATTCCGCAACTAAATTCATCGACGGTCAAGGCCGTACAATTGCTGGCGCTATATTAGGTAGTAAAGAAGTGATTCAAGAATTACGCTTTTTTGCCCGCCATAGCGGTCCATCGCTTTCCCCTATGAATGCCTGGATTCTCTCCAAGAGTTTGGAAACTTTAGCTGTTCGTATGGATCGTCATTGCTCAAATGCCTTAGAGCTCGCTAAATTCCTTGAAGCTTCAGATCACACTGAATTTGCCAAGTACCCCTTCTTACCTTCTCATCCTCAGTATGAACTAGCGAAGAGACAAATGGATCAGGGCGGTGGTATTGTGACTTTTGAAATTAAAGGCGGTATTGATCGTGGACGTCAATTTTTAAACTCCCTCAAAATGTGTTCCTTTACGGCTAACCTCGGGGATACTCGTACGATTGCCACTCATCCTGCGTCTACAACTCACTCAAAATTGAGTGAAGAAGATCGCATGGCAGTTGGTATCAGCCCTGGCTTAGTTAGGATCTCAGTCGGCCTTGAACATATCGATGATATCATTGCTGATATTCAACAAGCATTCGACGCCTCACTTTAG
- a CDS encoding alkaline phosphatase D family protein — protein sequence MNKSLFICLFMSLFFLNADTLPSNIAFGSCGSQDKPMPILYKVTEFSPDVFVYLGDNIYGDTKDMKVLQAKYAKLGSKKEFVHLKSKVPHIYATWDDHDYGQNDAGKEYPKKVESKEIFLDFWGEEKKSARRKSPGIYTSYFYKAKGKTLQFIILDTRTFRDGILKRNKKEKDSPWKNQYQPHSKAGNTFLGDTQWSWLKDELLKPADLRIIASSTQFAHDYNGYESWTLFPFEKQKMLNLIKSTKAYGVVFISGDVHWGEISKLEETGLYPIYDITSSGINKTWKSFEPNTKRIGKVQRDYHFGMINVNWDQTDPDLEFSIIDLEGNKTVKHTLKLSELSLPQ from the coding sequence ATGAATAAATCCCTTTTTATCTGCCTTTTCATGAGCCTCTTTTTTCTCAATGCGGATACTCTCCCATCAAACATTGCCTTTGGTTCCTGTGGATCCCAAGATAAACCGATGCCTATACTTTATAAAGTCACCGAATTTTCACCCGATGTATTCGTTTACCTTGGGGATAATATCTATGGCGACACTAAAGACATGAAGGTCCTTCAGGCTAAATACGCTAAGCTAGGTTCTAAAAAAGAGTTTGTGCATTTAAAATCTAAAGTTCCACACATTTACGCTACATGGGATGACCATGATTATGGCCAAAACGATGCCGGTAAAGAATACCCCAAGAAAGTTGAGTCAAAAGAAATTTTCCTCGATTTTTGGGGAGAAGAAAAAAAGAGTGCTCGTCGTAAATCTCCAGGTATATATACGTCTTATTTTTATAAGGCTAAGGGTAAAACACTTCAGTTCATTATTCTGGATACGCGAACTTTTCGTGACGGCATTCTGAAACGAAATAAAAAAGAAAAGGATTCACCATGGAAGAATCAATACCAGCCACATTCCAAAGCGGGAAATACATTTCTTGGTGATACTCAGTGGTCTTGGCTCAAAGATGAGTTACTTAAACCTGCTGATTTACGGATCATTGCTTCGAGCACCCAATTTGCTCATGATTATAATGGTTATGAATCCTGGACGCTGTTTCCTTTTGAAAAGCAAAAAATGCTCAATCTCATCAAGTCAACAAAAGCTTATGGAGTTGTTTTCATCAGTGGCGACGTACACTGGGGAGAAATTTCAAAACTAGAAGAAACGGGTCTCTATCCTATATATGATATTACCTCTAGCGGTATTAATAAAACTTGGAAAAGTTTTGAACCTAACACAAAACGTATTGGAAAAGTCCAAAGAGACTATCATTTCGGCATGATTAATGTGAACTGGGATCAAACAGATCC